In Lautropia mirabilis, one DNA window encodes the following:
- a CDS encoding S-methyl-5'-thioinosine phosphorylase yields the protein MIDGIDDSMAPALAAASMPVDRPVVGIIGGSGLLNLAGLEDVHRKVARTPWGQTSGALSFGRLAGVPVVFLARHGYGHTIAPHDINYRANVWALREAGVKALIACSAVGGIRDDLLPGTLVVPDQIIDYTWGRAVSYFSGEDQPVVHIDFSHPYDATLRRRLIEAAQAVGQPLATDGCYGCTQGPRLETLAEVRRYRRDGCDMLGMTAMPEAALARELDLPYAMLAAVANRAAGLPAAGLAAGDAAQTGHPGRIVPDVAIAQANGGAKDETQDDLALQISAALSAAMPKLLKVLTRAVTQMA from the coding sequence GTGATCGACGGCATCGACGACAGCATGGCACCGGCACTGGCTGCGGCCAGCATGCCGGTGGACCGGCCGGTGGTCGGCATCATCGGCGGCAGTGGCCTGCTGAATCTGGCTGGGCTGGAAGACGTGCACCGCAAGGTGGCGCGCACGCCCTGGGGCCAGACCTCCGGCGCGCTGTCGTTCGGGCGGCTGGCCGGGGTGCCGGTGGTGTTCCTGGCGCGGCACGGCTACGGCCACACCATCGCGCCGCATGACATCAACTACCGGGCCAACGTCTGGGCGCTGCGCGAGGCCGGCGTGAAGGCCCTGATCGCCTGCTCGGCGGTGGGGGGCATTCGTGATGACCTGCTGCCAGGCACGCTGGTGGTGCCCGATCAGATCATCGACTACACCTGGGGGCGCGCTGTCAGCTACTTCAGTGGCGAGGACCAGCCCGTGGTGCACATCGATTTCAGCCATCCCTACGACGCCACGCTGCGTCGCCGGCTGATCGAGGCGGCGCAGGCCGTGGGGCAGCCGCTGGCGACTGATGGCTGCTACGGCTGCACCCAGGGCCCCCGCCTGGAAACGTTGGCCGAGGTGCGCCGCTACCGGCGCGATGGTTGCGACATGCTGGGCATGACGGCCATGCCCGAGGCGGCGCTGGCCCGTGAACTGGATCTGCCGTATGCGATGCTGGCGGCGGTGGCCAACCGTGCTGCCGGTCTGCCTGCAGCCGGCCTTGCGGCGGGTGATGCCGCTCAGACGGGCCACCCGGGGCGCATCGTGCCGGACGTGGCCATCGCCCAGGCCAACGGTGGGGCGAAGGATGAAACCCAGGATGACCTGGCGCTGCAGATCTCGGCTGCGCTGTCCGCTGCCATGCCCAAGCTGTTGAAGGTGCTGACGAGGGCCGTGACGCAGATGGCCTGA
- the ligA gene encoding NAD-dependent DNA ligase LigA, with the protein MHTEPVPIAKPADAAPDDVPADIRARVQTLRAELLAHNRAYYEEDAPTVEDSVYDGLFLELQQLEARWPALLTPDSPTQRVGSAPSAGFGTVTHRVPMRSLSNAFSEADVLAFDRRLKSLLGVTEDFAFSATPKLDGLAATLRYEHGRLVQGATRGDGVTGENITANLRTVRGVPAQLSGPAPEVLEVRGEVLMLKEDFLALNRAQEARGDKLFANPRNAAAGSLRQLDARVTASRPLTFYAYGIGEVSDPDQVPASQHGMLVWLGTLGFLPPPGAERVQGVSALLDYYRHTGSVRATLPYAIDGVVYQLDDRHLQEQAGFVARAPRFALAHKYAAEEAVTTLQDIFVQVGRTGVLTPVARLEPVFVGGVNVSNATLHNEDEVRRKHLLIGDRVIVRRAGDVIPEVVGVVLDQRPADAREFRMPSQCPVCGSAVQRLPSEANWRCVGGLFCSAQRKRALWHFAHRRAMDIDGLGDVLVEQLVDGNLVHEPADLYRLDAATLQALPRMGEKSAANLLAAIDGSRHPSLERFLFALGIRAVGEEAARVLARAFGDLEGFLAADWATLLEEKAATLKENERRRSRGERPLPVPLDGIGPEIIGSVSAFLGEAHNRDSIAHLRAVGVEPRPVQGARSAARPGVPSFGQGELALAAQDGQPRGADPTTVDASAVDGVASPGVMDETSGAGEAVPPGLDAATWAAAVARQPFAGQSIVVTGTLEHLSRDQAEAMIRALGGKPAGSVSGRTAFVVAGENAGSKLTKARSLGISVLAEADFFNKIGN; encoded by the coding sequence ATGCACACTGAACCTGTCCCGATTGCCAAGCCTGCCGACGCCGCGCCCGACGATGTCCCTGCCGACATTCGGGCGCGCGTCCAGACGTTGCGTGCCGAGCTGCTGGCACACAACCGGGCCTACTACGAAGAAGACGCCCCCACGGTCGAGGACAGTGTCTACGACGGTCTTTTCCTGGAGCTGCAGCAGCTCGAGGCCCGCTGGCCGGCGCTGCTGACCCCCGATTCACCCACCCAGCGGGTGGGCTCGGCCCCCTCGGCCGGTTTCGGCACCGTCACGCACCGGGTGCCCATGCGCTCGCTGTCCAATGCCTTCAGCGAGGCTGATGTCCTGGCGTTCGACCGTCGGCTGAAGTCGCTGCTGGGGGTGACGGAGGACTTTGCCTTCAGCGCCACCCCCAAGCTGGATGGCCTGGCCGCCACGTTGCGCTACGAGCACGGCCGGCTGGTGCAGGGTGCCACCCGGGGCGATGGCGTCACGGGCGAGAACATCACGGCCAACCTGCGTACAGTGCGCGGCGTACCCGCGCAGCTCTCTGGCCCGGCCCCCGAGGTGCTGGAGGTACGGGGCGAGGTGCTGATGCTGAAGGAGGACTTCCTGGCGCTGAACCGTGCGCAGGAGGCCCGGGGCGACAAGCTCTTTGCCAATCCGCGCAATGCGGCTGCCGGAAGCCTCCGCCAGCTGGATGCGCGGGTCACGGCCAGCCGGCCGCTCACCTTCTACGCCTATGGCATCGGTGAAGTCAGTGATCCAGATCAGGTGCCTGCCTCGCAGCACGGCATGCTGGTGTGGCTGGGCACGCTGGGTTTCCTGCCGCCACCGGGGGCGGAGCGCGTGCAGGGCGTTTCGGCGCTGCTGGATTACTACCGTCATACTGGCAGCGTGCGTGCCACGCTGCCCTACGCCATTGATGGCGTAGTCTATCAGCTGGATGACCGTCACCTGCAGGAGCAGGCCGGTTTCGTGGCCCGCGCACCCCGTTTCGCACTGGCCCACAAGTATGCGGCCGAAGAGGCCGTCACCACGCTGCAGGACATCTTCGTGCAGGTGGGGCGCACCGGGGTGCTCACGCCCGTGGCCCGGCTTGAGCCGGTGTTCGTGGGGGGCGTGAACGTCTCCAACGCCACGCTGCACAATGAGGACGAGGTCCGCCGCAAGCATCTTCTGATCGGTGACCGTGTCATCGTGCGTCGTGCCGGCGACGTGATTCCCGAGGTGGTCGGTGTGGTGCTGGATCAGCGCCCGGCCGACGCCCGCGAGTTCCGCATGCCCAGCCAGTGCCCGGTCTGCGGCTCGGCCGTGCAGCGCCTGCCCAGCGAGGCCAACTGGCGCTGCGTGGGCGGTCTTTTCTGCAGCGCGCAACGCAAGCGCGCGCTCTGGCATTTCGCGCACCGGCGTGCCATGGACATCGACGGTCTGGGGGACGTGCTGGTCGAGCAGCTGGTGGATGGCAACCTCGTGCATGAGCCTGCCGACCTGTATCGGCTGGATGCCGCCACCCTGCAGGCCCTGCCGCGCATGGGCGAGAAGTCCGCGGCCAACCTGCTGGCTGCCATCGACGGATCGCGCCACCCGTCGCTCGAGCGCTTCCTGTTCGCGCTGGGCATCCGTGCGGTGGGCGAAGAGGCTGCCCGAGTGCTGGCACGGGCCTTTGGGGATTTGGAAGGCTTCCTGGCGGCCGATTGGGCTACATTGCTGGAAGAGAAGGCGGCGACGCTCAAGGAGAACGAGCGCCGTCGCAGTCGGGGTGAACGACCCCTGCCGGTGCCGCTTGACGGCATCGGGCCTGAAATCATCGGCAGCGTCTCGGCCTTCCTGGGCGAGGCGCACAACCGGGATTCGATCGCGCATCTGCGTGCCGTCGGGGTCGAGCCCCGCCCGGTGCAGGGTGCACGGTCGGCCGCACGTCCCGGCGTGCCGTCCTTCGGGCAGGGTGAGCTCGCCCTGGCGGCGCAGGATGGGCAGCCTCGCGGCGCCGATCCGACAACCGTCGACGCTTCGGCTGTCGACGGGGTGGCCAGCCCGGGCGTTATGGATGAGACATCCGGCGCGGGCGAAGCGGTTCCGCCCGGTCTGGATGCCGCAACCTGGGCGGCCGCCGTGGCCCGGCAGCCGTTTGCCGGCCAGTCGATCGTCGTCACCGGCACGCTGGAGCATCTCAGCCGCGATCAGGCGGAGGCAATGATCCGCGCGCTGGGGGGCAAGCCCGCTGGTTCGGTCTCGGGACGCACCGCCTTCGTCGTGGCCGGAGAGAACGCCGGCTCGAAACTCACCAAGGCCCGAAGTCTGGGAATCTCCGTTCTTGCAGAAGCAGATTTTTTCAACAAAATCGGTAATTGA
- a CDS encoding cell division protein ZipA C-terminal FtsZ-binding domain-containing protein, which yields MSTLTWSIIALVVVVLVIVIAHNLWQGRRRRQQASALGLRKGYFDDDPQTLTGGAGPDDESSPRRGRGRREPVMRGAARQVPPDLAARPARFEGEDSRSLRKGGPSSDPADRHPSLALDDEDYIETPFENPAAVRPWSSAEDGARVEAARRAEAQALASRRIPDSLRRESARDGHSPVHAGQTDAGHDRHGARDEGRDAPFEAAGTRVGRGRTAGAHRADADDSRMEASMARPAVDHDGGGAEHPAEEDSSAAQRMTRGVASQGTPEDDDRRGSHRDASPTSVAADDGEADGQRRVDDVSPAQADDIEAEGAEAVPAEVAEPDPLPDAQVEHVVILEPPAPVNTDRLVALTSSLRHVGSKPVRIEVERLGSHWGPLTAGEKAVRIRCSLLLANRQGPLNAVELSDFNAAIESLASKLQAPVNIPDMAPILRNARDLDTLAARLDTQIEVRVELPEAAEPNRVAGVVRHLGLSERGNGRYEAFADSGDSLFTLAFNQTRDQIDFMLDVPRTAEKYEAWEGMVACAQSMAQALGGRLVDSSGRGLSVGMIGTVSRQLARRYAELAQVGLAAGNAAALRVFH from the coding sequence TTGAGCACGCTTACATGGAGCATCATCGCGCTGGTCGTCGTGGTGCTGGTCATCGTCATTGCCCACAACCTGTGGCAGGGCCGTCGTCGGCGCCAGCAGGCTTCCGCACTCGGCCTGCGCAAGGGGTATTTCGATGATGATCCCCAGACGCTGACCGGCGGGGCCGGTCCGGATGACGAGTCGTCCCCGCGCCGGGGGCGCGGTCGCCGCGAGCCCGTGATGCGGGGGGCAGCACGGCAGGTTCCGCCCGATCTGGCCGCCCGTCCGGCACGCTTCGAGGGCGAGGATTCGCGCTCGCTCCGCAAGGGTGGGCCGTCCAGTGATCCGGCCGATCGGCACCCGTCTCTGGCGCTGGATGACGAGGACTACATCGAGACGCCGTTCGAGAACCCGGCGGCCGTGCGCCCCTGGAGCAGTGCCGAGGATGGGGCCCGTGTCGAGGCCGCACGCCGGGCCGAGGCCCAGGCGCTGGCATCGCGCCGCATTCCGGACAGTCTGCGCCGGGAGTCGGCCCGTGACGGGCATTCGCCCGTGCATGCCGGACAGACTGATGCTGGCCATGACCGTCACGGTGCACGGGACGAGGGGCGCGATGCGCCGTTCGAGGCGGCCGGAACCCGGGTCGGCCGAGGCCGCACGGCCGGCGCTCACCGGGCGGATGCGGATGATTCCCGGATGGAGGCGTCAATGGCACGCCCTGCGGTCGATCATGACGGCGGCGGGGCCGAGCATCCGGCAGAGGAGGATTCGTCGGCGGCACAGCGCATGACGCGTGGTGTGGCCAGCCAGGGGACGCCGGAGGACGATGACCGGCGCGGCAGCCATCGGGACGCATCGCCCACATCGGTTGCGGCAGATGATGGCGAGGCCGACGGGCAGCGTCGAGTGGACGACGTGTCGCCGGCTCAGGCAGATGACATCGAGGCCGAAGGGGCAGAGGCCGTACCGGCCGAGGTGGCCGAGCCCGATCCGCTGCCTGACGCCCAGGTCGAGCACGTGGTGATCCTGGAGCCGCCCGCTCCGGTCAATACCGACCGGCTGGTGGCGCTCACCTCGTCGCTGCGTCACGTGGGCAGCAAGCCGGTCCGCATCGAGGTCGAGCGGCTGGGCAGTCACTGGGGGCCGCTGACGGCGGGCGAGAAGGCGGTGCGCATCCGCTGCAGCCTGCTGCTGGCCAACCGCCAGGGGCCGCTCAATGCGGTCGAGCTGTCGGACTTCAACGCGGCCATCGAGTCGCTGGCCAGCAAGCTTCAGGCACCGGTCAACATTCCCGACATGGCGCCGATCCTGCGCAACGCGCGTGACCTGGATACGCTGGCGGCGCGGCTCGACACCCAGATTGAGGTGCGCGTCGAGCTGCCCGAGGCCGCCGAGCCCAATCGGGTGGCGGGGGTGGTGCGCCATCTGGGGCTGTCCGAGCGTGGCAACGGCCGCTACGAGGCCTTTGCCGACTCGGGGGATTCGCTGTTCACGCTGGCTTTCAACCAGACGCGCGATCAGATCGACTTCATGCTGGATGTGCCCCGCACGGCCGAGAAGTACGAGGCCTGGGAGGGCATGGTGGCCTGCGCCCAGAGCATGGCCCAGGCGCTGGGCGGACGGCTGGTGGACAGCAGCGGCCGTGGTCTGTCGGTCGGCATGATCGGCACCGTGTCGCGTCAGTTGGCCCGTCGCTACGCTGAACTGGCCCAGGTCGGCCTTGCGGCGGGAAATGCCGCTGCGTTACGAGTATTTCACTGA
- the galU gene encoding UTP--glucose-1-phosphate uridylyltransferase GalU, which produces MANNRVRKAVFPVAGLGTRFLPATKAQPKEMLPIVDRPLIQYAVEEAAAAGITEMIFITGRNKRSIEDHFDKAYELESELQAKGKDKLLETVKESLPSGVNCVYIRQAEPLGLGHAVLCAREVVGNEPFAILLADDLMQPAPGGDPVLKQMVDLHNRQHASVLAVQEVPREETSAYGIVSSTPWAERTSRITGMVEKPKPEEAPSTLAVVGRYLLSPMIFDHLANVKPGAGGEIQLTDALAQLIHDQPVLAYAFEGRRYDCGSKIGYLEATVELGLQHPEVGAEFRAFLEAKAAELGLVK; this is translated from the coding sequence ATGGCCAACAACCGCGTTCGCAAAGCTGTATTCCCTGTCGCCGGGCTGGGTACCCGCTTCCTTCCCGCCACCAAGGCGCAGCCCAAGGAGATGCTGCCGATCGTCGACCGACCGCTGATCCAGTATGCGGTGGAAGAGGCAGCGGCTGCCGGCATCACCGAGATGATCTTCATCACCGGGCGCAACAAGCGCAGCATCGAGGATCACTTCGACAAGGCCTATGAGCTGGAGTCCGAGCTGCAGGCCAAGGGCAAGGACAAGCTGCTGGAAACCGTCAAGGAATCGCTGCCCAGTGGCGTGAACTGTGTCTACATCCGCCAGGCCGAGCCGCTGGGCCTGGGCCACGCGGTGCTGTGTGCCCGCGAGGTGGTGGGCAACGAGCCGTTCGCCATCCTGCTGGCCGATGACCTGATGCAGCCGGCTCCCGGTGGCGATCCGGTGCTGAAGCAGATGGTCGACCTGCACAACCGGCAGCACGCCAGCGTGCTGGCCGTGCAGGAAGTGCCGCGCGAGGAAACCAGCGCCTACGGTATCGTGTCCAGCACGCCGTGGGCCGAGCGCACCAGCCGTATCACCGGCATGGTGGAAAAGCCGAAGCCCGAGGAGGCTCCGTCCACGCTGGCTGTCGTGGGCCGCTACCTGCTGTCGCCGATGATCTTCGATCACCTGGCCAACGTGAAGCCGGGCGCCGGTGGCGAGATCCAGCTGACTGATGCACTGGCACAGCTCATCCATGACCAGCCGGTGCTGGCCTACGCCTTCGAGGGCCGTCGCTATGACTGCGGTTCGAAGATCGGCTACCTGGAAGCCACGGTCGAGCTGGGCCTGCAGCACCCCGAGGTCGGTGCCGAGTTCCGTGCCTTCCTGGAAGCGAAGGCCGCCGAGCTGGGCCTGGTGAAGTGA
- a CDS encoding [protein-PII] uridylyltransferase, whose product MHGLARDTDHLLKKLWKLADMPPDWALFAVGGYGRGELQPASDVDLLLLAPEPEQARNAAATSANTVPPVPQASPANSPSVGAHDTPSASAPADATTASPAPALSDDTIAHIERFIGACWDIGLEIGHSVRTPAQCAQAAREDITAMTALLERRQLTGHRRAARQLSEAMAGQLQLPLFLRDKLLEMRQRHQKYEDTPYSLEPNCKESPGALRDLQVVAWISRAAGFGQAWVSLVRAGVIEPLEASQLQRYERLLKRIRAWLHILSGRREDRLIFDLQPAVAQAMHLKGEGPRALSEKLMQQYYLAAKGITQLSTLLLQSLEIRLLRQHPGPARRLDDHFDQIDDQLDLRNPQDFERDPRLILRAFRVLQQNRSLNGMTVRTLRALWHARFRIDGAYRHDPINRACFLAILQTPPGITHTLRLMNQWSVLGRYLAPFRHIVGRMQHDLFHVYTVDQHTLMVVRNLRRFMMAEHVHEYPFCSQLMSDFESPWLLIVAALFHDIAKGRGGDHSKLGERDVLRFCRTHGITGDDQRLLGFLVREHLTMSMTAQKRDLADPEVIAEFAQRVQTPRRLTALYLLTVADIRGTSARVWNAWKGKLLEDLYRATLAYLSGHTTRPATQMDVRRQAAAGLLRERGIPDDAYQAFWNTLDIGYFLRHDPQDLAWHTEMLHAHADERRTSVHTRASGVGDGIEFLIFTMDKPALFARICRFFDQQRLSILEARVHTTRHGMALDSFEVMTTDQRRLPPEQLTRLEAELTRLLDAPLDPGQLKPAGPSRLSRRSRAFPLPPRIDLRPDEAGQRYLLSITATDRPGLLYDLARILANNAVELFGARIATLGERAEDSFTIGSDNLHTEAERLKLEKELLEIL is encoded by the coding sequence ATGCACGGACTGGCCCGTGACACCGACCACCTGCTGAAGAAGCTCTGGAAGCTGGCTGACATGCCGCCCGACTGGGCGCTGTTCGCCGTTGGGGGCTATGGCCGCGGCGAACTTCAACCCGCTTCCGACGTGGACCTGCTGCTGCTGGCGCCGGAGCCCGAACAGGCTCGCAATGCAGCAGCAACGTCGGCGAACACTGTCCCTCCGGTACCCCAGGCCTCTCCGGCCAACAGTCCATCGGTGGGCGCACACGACACTCCGTCCGCCAGCGCCCCGGCAGACGCAACGACGGCTTCTCCCGCCCCTGCCCTGTCCGACGACACCATCGCCCACATCGAGCGCTTCATCGGCGCCTGCTGGGACATTGGCCTGGAAATCGGCCACAGCGTGCGCACGCCTGCCCAGTGCGCTCAGGCCGCCCGCGAGGACATCACCGCGATGACGGCACTGCTGGAGCGCCGCCAGCTCACCGGCCACCGGCGGGCCGCACGCCAGCTGAGCGAGGCCATGGCCGGCCAGCTGCAGCTGCCGCTCTTTCTGCGCGACAAGCTGCTGGAGATGCGCCAGCGTCACCAGAAGTACGAAGACACTCCCTACAGCCTGGAGCCCAACTGCAAGGAAAGCCCGGGCGCCCTGCGCGACCTGCAGGTGGTGGCCTGGATCAGCCGCGCCGCCGGCTTCGGGCAGGCCTGGGTGTCACTGGTGCGCGCCGGCGTCATCGAACCGCTGGAAGCCAGCCAGCTGCAGCGCTACGAGCGACTTCTCAAACGCATCCGCGCCTGGCTGCACATCCTGTCGGGCCGGCGCGAGGATCGGCTGATCTTCGACCTGCAGCCCGCCGTGGCCCAGGCCATGCACCTGAAGGGGGAAGGCCCGCGCGCGCTCTCGGAAAAGCTGATGCAGCAGTACTACCTGGCGGCCAAGGGCATCACGCAACTGAGCACGCTGCTGCTGCAGTCGCTGGAGATCCGCCTGCTGCGCCAGCATCCGGGTCCGGCCCGCCGGCTGGACGACCATTTCGACCAGATTGACGACCAGCTGGACCTGCGCAACCCGCAGGACTTCGAGCGCGATCCCCGGCTGATCCTGCGTGCCTTCCGCGTGCTGCAGCAGAACCGCTCGCTCAACGGCATGACGGTGCGCACGCTGCGCGCCCTCTGGCATGCGCGCTTCCGCATCGACGGCGCCTACCGGCACGATCCGATCAACCGCGCCTGCTTCCTGGCCATCCTGCAGACCCCGCCCGGCATCACCCACACGCTGCGGCTGATGAACCAGTGGTCGGTGCTGGGACGCTATCTTGCGCCCTTCCGGCACATCGTGGGCCGCATGCAGCATGACCTCTTCCACGTCTACACGGTCGACCAGCACACGCTGATGGTGGTGCGCAACCTGCGCCGCTTCATGATGGCCGAGCACGTGCACGAGTACCCGTTCTGCAGCCAGCTGATGAGCGATTTCGAGTCGCCCTGGCTGCTGATCGTGGCGGCCCTCTTTCATGACATCGCCAAGGGGCGCGGCGGCGACCACTCGAAGCTGGGCGAGCGCGACGTGCTGCGCTTCTGCCGTACCCACGGCATCACCGGCGACGACCAGCGTCTGCTGGGCTTTCTGGTGCGCGAGCACCTCACCATGTCGATGACCGCCCAGAAACGCGATCTGGCCGACCCCGAGGTGATTGCGGAGTTCGCCCAGCGGGTACAGACCCCCCGTCGGCTCACGGCCCTGTATCTGCTCACGGTCGCCGACATCCGCGGCACCAGCGCCCGGGTCTGGAACGCCTGGAAGGGCAAGCTGCTGGAAGACCTGTACAGGGCCACGCTGGCCTACCTCAGCGGCCACACCACCCGTCCCGCCACGCAGATGGACGTGCGCCGCCAGGCGGCTGCCGGGCTGCTGCGCGAACGGGGCATCCCCGACGATGCCTACCAGGCCTTCTGGAACACGCTGGATATCGGTTACTTCCTGCGCCATGACCCGCAGGACCTGGCCTGGCACACCGAGATGCTGCATGCGCACGCCGACGAGCGCCGCACCAGCGTGCATACCCGTGCCAGCGGCGTGGGCGACGGTATCGAGTTCCTGATCTTCACGATGGACAAGCCGGCGCTCTTCGCACGCATCTGCCGCTTCTTCGACCAGCAGCGGCTCTCCATTCTGGAGGCCCGCGTGCACACCACCCGCCACGGCATGGCGCTGGACAGCTTCGAGGTGATGACGACCGACCAGCGCCGCCTGCCTCCCGAACAGCTCACCCGCCTGGAAGCCGAACTGACCCGTCTGCTGGATGCCCCCCTGGACCCCGGACAGCTCAAGCCCGCCGGTCCCAGCCGCCTGTCACGTCGTTCGCGCGCCTTCCCGCTGCCCCCGCGCATCGACCTGCGCCCCGATGAGGCCGGCCAGCGCTACCTGCTGTCGATCACGGCCACCGACCGCCCCGGACTGCTGTACGACCTGGCGCGCATTCTGGCCAACAACGCGGTGGAACTTTTCGGGGCACGCATCGCCACGCTGGGCGAGCGCGCCGAAGACAGCTTCACCATCGGCTCCGACAACCTGCACACCGAGGCCGAGCGGCTGAAGCTGGAAAAGGAACTGCTGGAGATCCTGTAG